GGAACGCGGCGATGATTCGCCGGGGGTCCGTTCTCTCGTCCTCAAGTGCCGTCGCCAAGTCGAAGAGGTCCCGGCCCTTCCTCCGCTGGTGGAGCGCGCGGAGCTTGGTGCCGAGCAGCTCGTCCAATTCGTACGTGACGACGTCGGTGCGGCCCGCAAACCATCGTGACTCCACCACGAATGGGACTCTGGCAAACTCGAACGCGGAGAAGTGCTCGCGCGAGTTGATTTCTATCTTCAGTCGCAGAGGGAGCGGTGGTGCACCCTCCGAATCGAAGCGATACACGAAAGTCACTCGCCCCTCGGTCTGCTTCCACCTGGGCACGCCCAGCCACGGATTCAGCACCTCGCGCAGGGCATCCATCAACAGCCCGGCCGGACCGGCCTCGATCTGTACCAGGTCGATATCTTCGGAATAGCGCGCCGGGGGCTGGCGATAGAGCTTATAGATCGCCGTGCCGCCGCGCATCGCGAGCCCTTCCGCCAAGAACGGATGCGAGAAGATCTCGACCAGCGCTCGGCTCAAGACCAGGTCCTGCTCAACCTGAGCATCCTGCGCCCAGGGCGCGTGTGTGCGCCAAGCTGTGATGTAGTCGCGGGGAATCACCAGTCGGGCTCGACGTCAACGTTGATCCGCAGCCGCCAGTCATCGGAACGCGGTGCGTGCTCGTGACCGACAGCCGGAAGGAGCGTGGCGATTTGTCGTGCGTTCCGCTGGACATGAACCTTCAGCGGGGTCGCCCTTTCCGCGGCGCCGAGCAATTCGAGGAGATAGCCGAGCCGCTGGGCCCACGGCACAGGCGCCGTCTGCGCCGCAGCCAGCAGCCGCTCGGGATCGAGGTGTTCCGCGAGCTCGGAGAGCACGGTCGCCACGTTATCCAGCCCCCCGGCGCGTCGCTCGTAGCCCACGAGATCGACCGCCGTCCCCTCCGGGCTCGAAGCCAGGATGGTCCCGCGCGGCGTGTTGAATCGCTGCAGCGGCACGGCGGAGATGCGTTGGCGGGCGATGAACGACGCCCGGACAGACCCGCAAGAGATCGGTCGGCGGTTGCTGGCGACCGCTACCTGGAACTCCTGGGGCCGATGATGCGCGGCGCCATGGTACTGCGCGGCTGACAGCAGCGCCGCGTAGTAACGGAGCTTCCGATACTCCAGCAACGCCGGAATGAACTGGTCGGCCGGCAGACAGCCCAGACTCCGGTACTCGGGCGGCACGATGACGTAGAATCCGCGGGCGGGGCTCGCGACCTTCCCTTGTTTGATCAGTCGCCCCAGGGCAAGCTTCGACGCGGCGCCGGACACGCCGAGCGCGGACCGCATCTCTTCCGCGGTGAAGTGGTAGCGACCGGCCGCAGCAAGATCGTCGACGACAGTCCTGGCTCTGGGTTTCGGTCGGCCTGTTTCCACAATCACAAAGTATCATTTTTCGATGCTTTCCGCACGCAGGCGCTCTCTATCGGCGTGCCGCTCGACGAAATGCGGAGCGTCCCCCGCGCATGGAGACCGGCTCGTTTCAGGTCAAACGCGCAAGCGGGTTCTGCTCGATGACGTAGTCGTCCACCGGGCGCCCGTGGACCACGTGCTCCTGGATGATCCGGTCGAGCACGTCGGGATCGCAGCTCCTGTACCAGGTGCCTTCGGGATAGACGACGGCAATCGGCCCGCCCTCGCAGACGCGCAGGCAGTTGGCCTTGGTCCTGAGCACGCCGCCCCGCTCCGAGAGGCCGAGCTCCTTGAGGCGGCGCTTCAGGAAGGCCCACGCGGCAAGGCTCCGCTCCTTGTCGCAGCACTTCGGGACGGTCTGATCGCAGCAGAGAAAGATGTGCCGGCGGGCGACGTCCACGCCGACCGCGGCGGCGACCCGGCGCTGGCTGTCGAGGCTGCCCGGCTCGGCCGTGGACTGGCGGCCGGCAGGGCTCGACGGGCGGGAAGGCTCCAAGTTGCCGTAGGATAGCACGCAGGGTACGGCCGTCCCGCGCCGCTTCGGCGTCGCTCCAGCGGCCACGACTGCGCGACGTCGAGACCGGAACCATGGCAACACGCTTCCGCCTGTCGGCGCTGAACAACTGGACGTCGATCTTCCTGGCCGCGGTCGAGCGCGGCGGCAACGCCCTGCCGCACCCGGGCACGCTGTTCGCCATCCTGGCCGGGGTAATCGTCGTCGTCTCGGGAATCGCGGCGCGTACCGGCCTCGAAGCGGTCCACCCGGGTACGGGCGAGACCATCCAGCCGATCAGCCTGCTCAACGTCGCCGGCCTGCACCGCATCCTGATCGAGATGGTGACGAACTTCACCAGCTTCGCGCCGCTCGGCACGGTGCTGGTCTCGATGCTCGGCATCGGCGTGATGGAGGCCAGCGGCCTGATCGGCGCGACCCTGCGCCTGCTCGTCCTCTCGGCGCCGAAGCGGCTGCTGACGTTCGTGATCGTCCTCTCCGGGGTGCTCTCCAATACCGCCAGCGAAATCGGCTACGTGCTGCTGGTGCCGCTCGGCGGCATCATCTTCCTCGGCGCGGGACGCCACCCGATCGCAGGACTGGCCGCGGCGTTCGCCGGTGTCTCCGGCGGCTACAGCGCCAACCTGCTGCTCGGCACCATCGATCCGCTGCTCGCCGGCCTGTCGGAGGAAGCGGCCCAGATCGTCCAGCCGGGGTACGTCGTCAACCCCGCCGCCAACTACTTCTTCATGGTGGTGTCGACGTTCGTCGTCTCCGCCGCCGGCACTTGGGTGACCGAACGCATCGTCATCCCGCGTCTGGGCGAATACAAGGGCGAGGAGCGCTCGACCGCCATCGACGAGCTGTCGGATCAGGAGCGGCGGGGCCTGCGCTTCGCCGGCGTCGCCATGGCGGTGTTCGGCGCCTTCCTGCTGTGGGGGACGGTTCCCGCCGACGGCTTCCTGCGCAACCCGGAGACCGGCGACCTCCTGCGCTCCCCGTTTCTCTCCGGCATCGTCGCGTTCATCTTCCTCGGCGGCACGTGGGTCGGCATCGCCTACGGCGTCGGCGCGGGCCGGTTCAAGAGCGAC
Above is a window of Acidobacteriota bacterium DNA encoding:
- a CDS encoding nucleotidyl transferase AbiEii/AbiGii toxin family protein — its product is MIPRDYITAWRTHAPWAQDAQVEQDLVLSRALVEIFSHPFLAEGLAMRGGTAIYKLYRQPPARYSEDIDLVQIEAGPAGLLMDALREVLNPWLGVPRWKQTEGRVTFVYRFDSEGAPPLPLRLKIEINSREHFSAFEFARVPFVVESRWFAGRTDVVTYELDELLGTKLRALHQRRKGRDLFDLATALEDERTDPRRIIAAFQQYMDHGHHHVTRALFEQDLVAKLSDPRFAADIGPLLSHGYRWDIEEGAKAVLERLGALLPGEPRNGEE
- a CDS encoding (2Fe-2S) ferredoxin domain-containing protein — translated: MDVARRHIFLCCDQTVPKCCDKERSLAAWAFLKRRLKELGLSERGGVLRTKANCLRVCEGGPIAVVYPEGTWYRSCDPDVLDRIIQEHVVHGRPVDDYVIEQNPLARLT
- a CDS encoding AbgT family transporter; this translates as MATRFRLSALNNWTSIFLAAVERGGNALPHPGTLFAILAGVIVVVSGIAARTGLEAVHPGTGETIQPISLLNVAGLHRILIEMVTNFTSFAPLGTVLVSMLGIGVMEASGLIGATLRLLVLSAPKRLLTFVIVLSGVLSNTASEIGYVLLVPLGGIIFLGAGRHPIAGLAAAFAGVSGGYSANLLLGTIDPLLAGLSEEAAQIVQPGYVVNPAANYFFMVVSTFVVSAAGTWVTERIVIPRLGEYKGEERSTAIDELSDQERRGLRFAGVAMAVFGAFLLWGTVPADGFLRNPETGDLLRSPFLSGIVAFIFLGGTWVGIAYGVGAGRFKSDTDVMNGMGKTIGTLGTYLVLVFFAAQFVAYFNWTNLGLIMAVKGAETLRASGLGGVPLMLSFVLLSSILNLLMGSASAKWAVMAPVFVPMFMLLGYSPELTQAAYRIGDSTSNVIAPMMSYFALIVAFFERYDKTSGIGTVVATMLPYTVVFLACWSVMLVIWMLLGLPVGPGAGLYL